In one Fodinicola acaciae genomic region, the following are encoded:
- a CDS encoding ABC transporter family substrate-binding protein, with amino-acid sequence MTVARRFLVMAAIGTAVVTALGACSAAPKTPQGNAPAVHSQDINPKPVSELRDGGTYRWAIQQWITQYNKYQTDGAQGDAEAIVALVEPQLFDRGADGVPKVHTDTLVSAAVTATSPKQVVTYVINPKAKWSDGKPITWRDFEAQWKALNGTNPAYQISSSAGYEKIESIAQGASPNAVVVTFKQGFGDWQLLFDPLFPAVAMDTPAAFNAGWIEKVPVTAGPWKIGSLNKTTQTITVVPDPAYWGTKPKLAAISFRALDSSAITDAYLNNEVDEAPARTPETYKRLKPAKNTDIRVGARWDETHLAFSARGALTDVRVRQALGMAVDRNALVRAISKDLPFALAPLGNHFFMPNQAGYQDNSGIYGTFDQAAARKLLDAAGWTAGAQGKPRTKGGKPLSLTYVLNGSGNQSSKDTAQLIQSMLGQVGVDVQIKQVPGNDYFEKYINVGDFDLAVFRQVDEVFPSMLYDIFRQPSGNNVYQNYGRIGSAQIDQLLLQAQQSTDRQAAIALYNQVDKLIWQAGHSLELYQTPQILAFRHTIANEGATGLGTQNYVTTGFTKS; translated from the coding sequence ATGACGGTTGCGCGGCGGTTTCTGGTGATGGCGGCGATCGGCACCGCGGTGGTCACCGCGCTCGGTGCCTGTTCGGCGGCGCCGAAAACGCCACAGGGCAACGCTCCGGCCGTGCACAGTCAGGACATCAACCCCAAGCCGGTCAGTGAGCTGCGCGACGGCGGCACCTACCGGTGGGCCATCCAGCAGTGGATCACGCAGTACAACAAATACCAAACCGACGGAGCGCAGGGCGACGCGGAGGCGATCGTCGCGCTGGTCGAGCCGCAGCTCTTCGACCGCGGCGCGGACGGCGTTCCGAAAGTGCACACCGACACGCTCGTCTCGGCGGCGGTGACCGCGACCAGCCCGAAACAGGTCGTCACCTACGTCATCAACCCGAAGGCGAAATGGTCCGACGGCAAGCCGATCACCTGGCGCGACTTCGAGGCGCAGTGGAAGGCGCTCAACGGCACCAATCCGGCCTACCAGATCTCCTCGTCGGCCGGTTACGAGAAGATCGAAAGCATCGCGCAGGGGGCGTCGCCAAACGCCGTGGTCGTGACCTTCAAACAGGGCTTCGGCGACTGGCAGCTGCTGTTCGACCCGCTGTTTCCGGCGGTCGCGATGGACACACCGGCCGCGTTCAACGCCGGCTGGATCGAGAAGGTGCCGGTGACCGCGGGACCGTGGAAGATCGGCTCGCTCAACAAGACGACGCAGACGATCACGGTCGTGCCGGATCCGGCGTACTGGGGGACCAAGCCGAAGCTCGCGGCGATCAGCTTCCGCGCGCTGGACTCCTCGGCCATCACCGACGCCTACCTGAACAACGAGGTCGACGAGGCGCCGGCGCGTACGCCGGAGACGTACAAGCGGCTGAAACCGGCGAAAAACACCGACATCCGGGTCGGTGCGCGCTGGGACGAGACGCACCTGGCCTTCAGTGCGCGCGGTGCGCTCACCGATGTCCGCGTGCGGCAGGCGCTCGGCATGGCCGTCGACCGCAACGCGCTCGTACGCGCGATCTCCAAGGACCTGCCGTTCGCGCTGGCGCCGCTGGGCAACCACTTCTTCATGCCCAACCAGGCCGGCTACCAGGACAACTCCGGGATCTACGGCACGTTCGACCAGGCGGCGGCCAGGAAGCTGCTGGACGCGGCCGGCTGGACCGCCGGCGCGCAGGGCAAGCCGCGGACCAAGGGCGGCAAGCCGTTGTCGCTCACGTACGTGCTGAACGGCAGCGGCAACCAGAGCAGCAAGGACACCGCCCAGCTGATCCAGAGCATGCTCGGCCAGGTCGGCGTCGACGTGCAGATCAAGCAGGTGCCCGGCAACGACTACTTCGAGAAGTACATCAACGTCGGCGACTTCGACCTGGCGGTGTTCCGGCAGGTCGACGAGGTCTTTCCGTCGATGCTCTACGACATCTTCCGGCAGCCGAGCGGCAACAACGTCTACCAGAACTACGGCCGGATCGGCTCGGCGCAGATCGATCAACTGCTGCTGCAGGCGCAGCAGAGCACCGACCGGCAGGCCGCGATCGCGCTCTACAACCAGGTCGACAAGCTGATCTGGCAGGCCGGCCACTCGCTGGAGCTCTACCAGACGCCGCAGATCCTGGCCTTCCGGCACACCATCGCCAACGAAGGTGCCACCGGTCTGGGCACGCAGAACTACGTGACCACCGGCTTCACGAAGTCGTAG
- the metH gene encoding methionine synthase: MSGNLGERHPLLEALSERVLIADGAMGTMLQAADLTLDDFQGLEGCNEILNLTRPDVVRHIHAAYFDAGADLVETNTFGANLANLGEYGIPERIRELAESGARLAREAADAASTPSWRRWVLGSVGPGTKLPTLGHAPFTALRDAYQEQVAGMLDGGVDAVLVETCQDLLQCKSALLGAKRAMAEVGRTVPLICHVTVETTGTMLLGSEIGAAMTALEPLGIDYLGLNCATGPAEMSEHLRFLSQHSKVGLSVMPNAGLPQLGANGAVYPLTPDELAEALSRFVTEYGASLVGGCCGTTPDHIRTVRAAVDGLTPGERPRDTEPSVASLYTAVPFEQDASVLMIGERTNANGSKAFREAMLAGNWDDCVEIARGQTRDGAHLLDLCVDYVGRDGTADMAELAGRFATASTLPIVLDSTEPDVLRTGLEHLGGRCAINSVNFEDGDGPTSRYHRIMELVAEHGAAVIALTIDEEGQARTAEKKVEIAERLIDDITGNWGLTESDIIVDTLTFTIATGQEESRKDALETIEAIRLLSQRHPDVQTTLGLSNVSFGLNPAARQVLNSVFLHECQQAGLTSAIVHASKILPISRIDDEHKQVALDLIYDRRAEGYDPLQRLLELFEGVDAKSSSASRAEELAALPLDERLERRIVDGERNGLEADLDEAMKDRGPLDIINTTLLAGMKTVGELFGSGQMQLPFVLQSAETMKTAVAYLEPHMEKNEDDEGKGTIVLATVKGDVHDIGKNLVDIILSNNGYNVVNIGIKQPVNAILDAAEENRADVIGMSGLLVKSTVVMKENLAELNDRGMSAKYPVILGGAALTRTYVESDLADMYAGDVRYARDAFEGLRLMDALMLAKRSGTAVALSADEEKKAAERKARHERSVRIAEKRKAAEPQISIHDDSVRSDVATDNPVPAPPFWGSRVVKGIATADYASWLDERATFMGQWGLRGARGGKGPSYEELVETEGRPRLRYWLDRLKADGVLEAAVVYGYFRCYSEGNDLIVLSEDSSAERARFSFPRQRRDRRLCLADFFREKSSGETDVVAFHVVTMGQAIADYANKLFAENAYRDYLEVHGLSVQLTEALAEYWHSRVRAELTLPDGQAADFEDSANLDDVFRQGYRGSRYSFGYPACPDIEQQKYLVDLLDPSRVGVSLSEEFQLHPEQSTSALIVHHPEAKYFNAT; this comes from the coding sequence ATGTCTGGCAACCTCGGAGAGCGACACCCGCTTCTCGAAGCCCTGTCCGAACGAGTGTTGATCGCCGACGGAGCCATGGGGACCATGCTCCAGGCCGCCGATCTCACTCTGGACGACTTCCAGGGACTGGAGGGCTGTAACGAGATCCTCAACCTGACCAGGCCGGATGTCGTCCGGCACATTCACGCGGCATACTTCGACGCCGGCGCCGACCTGGTCGAAACCAACACCTTCGGAGCAAACCTCGCCAACCTCGGCGAATACGGCATTCCGGAACGCATCCGCGAGCTGGCCGAGTCTGGCGCACGTTTGGCAAGGGAGGCGGCGGACGCGGCGAGTACGCCGAGCTGGCGCCGCTGGGTGCTCGGCTCGGTCGGCCCCGGCACCAAGCTGCCGACGCTCGGCCACGCGCCGTTCACCGCGCTCCGCGACGCGTACCAGGAGCAGGTCGCCGGCATGCTCGACGGCGGCGTCGACGCCGTGTTGGTCGAGACCTGCCAGGACCTGCTGCAGTGCAAGTCGGCGCTGCTGGGCGCCAAGCGGGCCATGGCCGAAGTTGGTCGTACGGTCCCGCTGATCTGTCACGTCACCGTCGAGACCACCGGCACCATGCTGCTCGGCTCGGAGATCGGCGCGGCGATGACCGCGCTGGAGCCGCTCGGCATCGACTACCTCGGCCTCAACTGCGCCACCGGGCCGGCCGAGATGAGCGAGCACCTGCGGTTCCTGTCGCAGCACTCCAAGGTGGGCCTGTCGGTCATGCCAAACGCCGGCCTGCCGCAGCTCGGTGCCAACGGCGCGGTCTATCCGCTCACCCCGGACGAACTGGCCGAGGCGCTGAGCCGCTTCGTCACCGAGTACGGCGCGTCGCTGGTCGGCGGCTGCTGCGGCACCACACCGGACCACATCCGGACCGTACGCGCCGCCGTCGACGGCCTCACACCAGGTGAGCGGCCGCGCGACACCGAGCCGTCCGTCGCGTCGCTCTACACCGCCGTGCCGTTCGAGCAGGACGCGTCGGTGCTGATGATCGGTGAGCGTACGAACGCCAACGGTTCCAAGGCCTTCCGCGAGGCCATGCTCGCCGGCAACTGGGACGACTGCGTGGAGATCGCACGCGGACAGACCCGCGACGGCGCACACCTGCTGGACCTGTGCGTGGACTACGTCGGCCGCGACGGCACGGCCGACATGGCCGAGCTCGCCGGCCGGTTCGCCACCGCCTCGACGCTGCCGATCGTGTTGGACTCGACCGAGCCGGACGTGCTGCGTACCGGTCTGGAGCACCTCGGCGGCCGGTGCGCGATCAACTCGGTCAACTTCGAGGACGGCGATGGGCCGACCTCGCGCTATCACCGGATCATGGAGCTGGTCGCCGAACACGGCGCCGCGGTCATCGCGCTGACCATCGACGAGGAGGGCCAGGCGCGTACGGCCGAGAAGAAGGTCGAGATCGCCGAGCGGCTGATCGACGACATCACCGGCAACTGGGGCCTGACCGAGTCCGACATCATCGTCGACACGCTGACCTTCACGATCGCCACCGGTCAGGAAGAGAGCCGCAAGGACGCGCTGGAGACGATCGAGGCGATCCGGCTGCTGTCGCAGCGGCATCCGGACGTACAGACGACCCTTGGTCTGTCCAATGTCTCGTTCGGTCTCAACCCGGCGGCGCGGCAGGTGCTCAACTCGGTGTTCCTGCACGAGTGCCAGCAGGCCGGGCTCACCTCCGCGATCGTGCACGCCAGCAAGATCCTGCCGATCTCGCGGATCGACGACGAGCACAAGCAGGTCGCGCTCGACCTGATCTACGACCGGCGCGCGGAGGGATACGATCCGCTGCAGCGGCTGCTGGAGCTTTTCGAAGGCGTGGACGCGAAATCCAGCTCCGCGTCGCGCGCCGAGGAGCTGGCCGCGCTGCCGCTGGACGAGCGGCTGGAGCGGCGGATTGTCGACGGCGAGCGCAACGGCCTGGAGGCCGACCTCGACGAGGCGATGAAGGACCGCGGTCCGCTCGACATCATCAACACGACGCTGCTGGCCGGCATGAAGACGGTCGGCGAGCTGTTCGGTTCCGGCCAGATGCAGCTGCCTTTTGTGTTGCAGTCGGCCGAAACCATGAAGACCGCCGTCGCCTACCTCGAACCGCACATGGAGAAAAACGAGGACGACGAAGGAAAAGGCACGATCGTGCTGGCCACGGTGAAGGGCGATGTCCACGACATCGGCAAGAACCTGGTCGACATCATCCTGTCCAACAACGGATACAACGTCGTCAACATCGGCATCAAGCAGCCGGTGAACGCGATTCTGGACGCCGCCGAGGAAAACCGCGCCGACGTGATCGGCATGTCCGGCCTGCTGGTCAAGTCGACCGTGGTGATGAAGGAAAACCTCGCCGAGCTCAACGACCGGGGGATGTCGGCGAAATATCCGGTCATCCTCGGTGGCGCCGCGCTGACCCGGACATACGTGGAAAGCGACCTCGCCGACATGTACGCCGGCGACGTACGTTACGCGCGCGACGCTTTCGAGGGCCTGCGGCTGATGGACGCGCTGATGCTGGCCAAGCGGTCCGGCACCGCGGTGGCGCTTTCCGCCGACGAGGAGAAAAAAGCCGCCGAGCGCAAGGCGCGGCACGAGCGGTCGGTGCGGATCGCCGAGAAGCGGAAAGCCGCCGAGCCGCAGATCTCCATCCACGACGACAGCGTCCGGTCGGATGTCGCGACCGACAATCCGGTGCCGGCGCCGCCGTTCTGGGGTTCCCGGGTCGTCAAAGGCATCGCGACCGCCGACTACGCGAGCTGGCTGGACGAGCGCGCGACGTTCATGGGTCAGTGGGGATTGCGCGGCGCGCGCGGCGGAAAGGGGCCGTCGTACGAGGAACTGGTGGAGACCGAGGGCCGGCCGCGGCTGCGCTACTGGCTCGACCGGTTGAAGGCCGACGGCGTGCTGGAAGCCGCCGTCGTCTATGGCTATTTCCGTTGCTACTCCGAGGGAAACGACCTGATCGTCCTGTCGGAGGACAGCTCGGCCGAGCGCGCTCGGTTCAGTTTTCCGCGCCAGCGCCGCGATCGCCGGCTCTGCCTTGCCGACTTCTTTCGCGAGAAGTCGTCCGGTGAGACCGACGTGGTCGCTTTCCACGTGGTCACGATGGGACAGGCGATCGCCGACTACGCGAACAAGTTGTTCGCCGAGAACGCCTATCGCGACTATCTCGAGGTGCACGGCCTGTCCGTACAGCTCACCGAAGCACTGGCCGAATACTGGCACTCGCGCGTACGGGCCGAGCTGACGTTGCCGGACGGTCAGGCGGCCGACTTCGAGGACAGCGCCAACCTCGACGACGTGTTCCGGCAGGGCTATCGCGGCTCGCGTTACTCGTTCGGCTATCCGGCCTGCCCGGACATCGAGCAGCAGAAATACCTGGTCGACCTGCTCGATCCCTCGCGCGTCGGGGTGTCGCTGTCCGAGGAGTTCCAGCTGCATCCGGAACAGTCCACGTCGGCGCTGATCGTCCACCACCCGGAGGCCAAGTACTTCAACGCCACCTGA
- a CDS encoding SecDF P1 head subdomain-containing protein, whose translation MQTDPPRRRTGLIVTVIVVPVVLVLAIAGVGTFLVVRAISGALPAGWRSAGFVVETSDDAVRDEVGQLLVACVGGEARYVVRSRGVQVGVPPAQQPRLGQLVSRLPIDTSVSLRPVLDGTTGDQLRSLDGKTNYTLGPAGLTGERVTQASLASGPSGGWLVNVTFDSAGSKQLASLTGQLRGKQLAIVAAGAVISAPLVQDAITGGQLQVTGQFTQTEARGIAAAFQLGRHPVAIKAGDPG comes from the coding sequence GTGCAGACCGATCCTCCTCGACGCCGCACCGGCCTGATCGTCACCGTCATCGTCGTACCCGTCGTGCTGGTCCTCGCCATCGCCGGCGTCGGCACGTTTCTGGTCGTACGCGCGATCAGCGGAGCCTTGCCGGCCGGTTGGCGCTCGGCCGGTTTCGTCGTGGAGACGAGCGACGACGCCGTCCGCGACGAGGTCGGCCAGCTGCTCGTCGCGTGCGTCGGCGGCGAGGCCCGCTATGTCGTACGGTCGCGCGGCGTCCAGGTCGGCGTGCCGCCGGCGCAGCAGCCTCGGCTCGGTCAGCTGGTCTCGCGGCTGCCCATCGACACGAGCGTGTCGCTGCGGCCCGTGCTCGACGGCACCACCGGCGACCAGCTGCGATCGCTGGACGGCAAGACGAACTACACGCTCGGACCGGCCGGGCTGACCGGCGAGCGGGTCACCCAGGCCAGCCTGGCGAGCGGCCCCAGCGGCGGGTGGCTGGTCAACGTCACGTTCGACTCCGCCGGGTCCAAACAGCTGGCCAGCCTGACCGGCCAGCTGCGGGGCAAGCAGCTCGCCATCGTGGCGGCCGGCGCGGTCATCTCCGCGCCGCTGGTGCAGGACGCGATCACCGGCGGCCAGCTGCAGGTCACCGGCCAGTTCACCCAGACCGAGGCGCGGGGCATCGCGGCGGCCTTCCAGCTCGGTCGCCATCCGGTGGCCATCAAGGCCGGCGACCCGGGCTGA
- a CDS encoding helix-turn-helix transcriptional regulator, with translation MLETSARLLQLLSLLQSPRDWTGSELAERLEVSTRTVRNDVERLRALGYPVHATRGAVGGYRLGSGANLPPLLLDDDEAVAVTVGLRTAAAGTVSGVEDISLRALAKLERVLPTRLRRRVNALQTYAVPVRPDQPAPAVDPNTLILLAQACRDHDRVRCDYRSHGGTVTARTVEPHRLVNWGRRWYLVAYDTERHDWRTFRVDRLDPHPPVGPRFAPRQPPADDIAAYVSQRVSAAAWRYRARVTVHAPAEQVLDRINPAVGVVETVDERTCVLDTGADSIETLAVHLSLLGVDFTVTEPPELVAHLRLLATRYAGATTS, from the coding sequence GTGTTGGAGACCTCGGCAAGACTGCTCCAGCTGCTGTCGCTGTTGCAGAGCCCGCGTGACTGGACCGGCTCGGAGTTGGCGGAGCGGCTTGAGGTGAGCACGCGGACCGTACGCAACGACGTCGAGCGGCTGCGCGCACTCGGCTATCCGGTGCACGCGACGCGCGGCGCGGTCGGCGGCTATCGGCTCGGCTCCGGTGCCAACCTGCCGCCGCTGTTGTTGGACGACGACGAGGCGGTGGCCGTCACGGTCGGCCTGCGAACGGCGGCCGCCGGCACGGTCTCCGGGGTCGAGGACATTTCGCTGCGGGCGCTGGCCAAGCTCGAACGCGTGTTGCCGACCCGCCTGCGTCGCCGGGTCAACGCCCTGCAGACGTACGCGGTGCCGGTGCGGCCCGACCAGCCGGCGCCGGCCGTCGACCCCAACACGCTCATCCTGCTCGCGCAGGCCTGCCGCGATCACGACCGCGTCCGATGCGACTACCGCAGCCACGGCGGCACGGTCACAGCTCGTACGGTCGAGCCACACCGGCTGGTGAACTGGGGCCGGCGCTGGTATCTGGTCGCATACGACACCGAGCGGCACGACTGGCGGACCTTCCGCGTCGACCGGCTCGATCCGCACCCGCCGGTCGGACCGCGGTTCGCGCCGCGCCAACCGCCGGCCGACGACATCGCCGCGTACGTGTCGCAGCGCGTCTCGGCGGCCGCGTGGCGCTATCGAGCGCGCGTCACCGTGCACGCGCCGGCCGAGCAGGTCCTCGACCGGATCAACCCGGCGGTCGGCGTCGTCGAAACGGTCGACGAGCGTACGTGCGTGCTGGACACCGGCGCGGACAGCATCGAGACGCTGGCCGTCCACCTGAGCCTGCTCGGCGTCGACTTCACCGTGACCGAGCCGCCGGAGCTGGTGGCCCACCTCCGGCTGCTCGCGACCCGCTACGCCGGCGCTACGACTTCGTGA
- a CDS encoding HAD family hydrolase has protein sequence MDDDRVAAVLFDMDGTLVDSEKIWDISLKELARKLGGELSAPARASMVGANLARSIGIVHADIGLVGGDQAADGAWLMARTKELFTEGLTWRPGAPELLDAVRDAGLPTALVTSTLRDLTDVALKWIGAEYFDVSVCGDEVAHNKPHPDPYQRAAALLGVDPARCVAIEDSPTGSASAQAAGCTVLIVPAEVPVEAGPRRIIRDSLVGVDVPYLRSIAA, from the coding sequence ATGGATGACGACCGCGTGGCTGCCGTGCTGTTCGACATGGACGGCACCCTTGTCGACTCCGAAAAGATCTGGGACATCTCGCTGAAGGAACTCGCGCGCAAGCTCGGTGGCGAGCTGTCTGCGCCGGCCCGGGCGAGCATGGTCGGTGCCAATCTGGCGCGGTCGATCGGCATCGTGCACGCCGACATCGGCCTGGTCGGCGGCGACCAGGCCGCGGACGGCGCGTGGCTGATGGCGCGTACGAAGGAGCTGTTCACCGAGGGCCTGACCTGGCGGCCGGGCGCGCCTGAGCTGCTGGACGCGGTACGCGACGCCGGCCTGCCGACCGCGTTGGTGACCTCCACGTTGCGCGACCTGACCGACGTCGCGCTCAAATGGATCGGCGCCGAATATTTCGACGTGAGCGTGTGCGGCGACGAGGTGGCGCACAACAAGCCCCATCCCGATCCCTACCAACGCGCCGCCGCGCTGCTCGGTGTCGACCCGGCCCGATGCGTGGCGATCGAGGACTCGCCGACCGGTTCGGCGTCGGCTCAGGCGGCCGGTTGTACGGTGCTGATCGTGCCGGCCGAGGTGCCGGTGGAGGCCGGGCCGCGGCGGATCATCCGCGACAGCCTGGTCGGCGTCGACGTGCCATACCTGCGCTCCATCGCCGCCTGA
- a CDS encoding response regulator: protein MAIRVLIADDEEAHRRKLRATLESQPDIEVIDDVRDGEAALRVARDKWPDVALADIRMRGMDALEFTRQLAGPRVRKPVRVVMLTTFALDWYVYNALREGACGFLLKPTRPKPAVEGVRVAAAGATLVSPKLAVRLLRQMSTRAAIARGDERVDGELLNEWEIDIAQLVAQGRTDAEIGDELYISPISVQRRIVEIAHKLGVRSRIAIALWAWEAGHVRRW from the coding sequence ATGGCCATCCGCGTACTGATCGCCGACGACGAAGAGGCGCACCGCCGGAAGCTGCGCGCGACCCTGGAGTCGCAGCCGGACATCGAGGTGATCGACGACGTACGGGACGGCGAAGCCGCCCTCCGGGTGGCGCGGGACAAGTGGCCGGACGTGGCGCTGGCCGACATCCGGATGCGCGGCATGGACGCGCTGGAGTTCACCCGGCAGCTGGCCGGGCCGCGAGTGCGCAAGCCGGTGCGGGTCGTGATGCTGACGACCTTCGCGCTCGACTGGTATGTCTACAACGCGCTCCGCGAAGGCGCCTGCGGATTCCTGCTCAAGCCGACCCGGCCGAAGCCCGCGGTCGAAGGCGTACGGGTCGCCGCCGCTGGCGCGACGCTGGTCAGCCCGAAGCTGGCCGTACGACTGCTCCGCCAGATGTCGACCCGCGCCGCGATCGCCCGCGGCGACGAGCGCGTCGACGGCGAACTGCTCAACGAGTGGGAGATCGACATCGCGCAGCTGGTCGCGCAGGGGCGTACGGACGCGGAGATCGGCGACGAGCTCTACATCTCACCGATCTCGGTGCAGCGCCGGATCGTCGAGATCGCGCACAAGCTGGGCGTACGCAGCCGGATCGCGATCGCGCTGTGGGCCTGGGAAGCCGGCCACGTCCGCCGCTGGTAG
- a CDS encoding PAC2 family protein gives MSEFDGLPTLRSPIAIAAFEGWNDAGDAATAVVEHLEAVWEAEPLAAIDPDDYYDFQVNRPTVSMTEGDGRRIEWPTTRLSVCTPPGSERDVVLVRGLEPNMRWRGFCEELLEILHALEVDSVILLGALLADVPHTRPLPVSGSATDPGLIDRHGLSPSRYEGPTGITGVMHEACARAELETMSFWVQVPHYVAQPPCPKATLALLGRLEDVLDIPVPTEDLPDAAAAWVSTVDELATQDSEMADYVRALEERDGEAMAQTSGEELAAEFENYLRRRRQGPPGATGA, from the coding sequence GTGAGTGAGTTCGACGGACTGCCGACCCTACGTTCGCCCATCGCGATCGCCGCCTTCGAAGGCTGGAACGACGCGGGCGATGCCGCCACCGCCGTGGTCGAACACCTGGAGGCGGTGTGGGAGGCGGAGCCACTGGCCGCGATAGACCCCGACGACTACTACGACTTCCAGGTCAACCGGCCGACGGTCTCGATGACCGAAGGAGACGGCCGCCGCATCGAGTGGCCGACGACCCGCCTGTCCGTGTGCACACCACCCGGCTCCGAGCGCGACGTCGTGCTCGTACGCGGCTTGGAGCCGAACATGCGCTGGCGCGGCTTCTGCGAGGAGCTGCTGGAGATCCTGCACGCCCTGGAGGTCGACTCGGTCATCCTCCTCGGCGCGCTGCTGGCCGACGTGCCGCACACTCGGCCGCTTCCGGTCAGCGGCAGCGCGACCGACCCGGGACTGATCGACCGGCACGGTCTGTCGCCGTCCCGGTACGAGGGGCCGACCGGCATCACCGGTGTCATGCACGAGGCCTGCGCACGCGCCGAGCTGGAGACGATGTCCTTCTGGGTCCAGGTGCCGCACTACGTCGCCCAGCCGCCGTGCCCGAAGGCCACGCTCGCACTGCTCGGCCGGCTCGAGGACGTGCTGGACATCCCGGTGCCGACCGAGGACCTGCCGGACGCGGCCGCCGCCTGGGTCTCGACCGTCGACGAGCTGGCCACCCAGGACTCCGAGATGGCCGACTACGTACGCGCGCTGGAGGAACGCGACGGCGAGGCGATGGCGCAGACCAGCGGCGAGGAGCTGGCCGCCGAGTTCGAGAACTACCTGCGCCGCCGTCGCCAGGGCCCTCCCGGCGCCACCGGGGCCTGA
- a CDS encoding ABC transporter permease, which translates to MAGYLLRRLGYYVVLLVMATFLSYLLASAALSPRAYFEGKIPPPQPASVDRQLTALGINDHTPVIVRFGSWAGGVLHGDFGRTIDNTSVNEEFGRRLGVSLRLLLLGTIVGTIAGIAAGAYSALRQYRFSDRAITIISFVLLSTPVFLLAVLLKIGAIAFNQAVGADVILFTGESSAGLTGGFWTHVWDAAIHLLLPTMSIGLMTIALYSRYQRSTMLDVLGADYLRTARAKGLTQRRAVFKHGLRIALIPMSTFFAYGFLGIVTGAIFTEKIFGWNGMGAWFIDAINKSDVNSVVTVSMFTAVSVLLAGLVADVLHAALDPRVRVG; encoded by the coding sequence GTGGCGGGATATCTGCTGCGACGGCTCGGTTACTACGTCGTCCTGCTGGTGATGGCGACCTTTTTGTCATATTTGCTGGCATCCGCGGCGCTGTCGCCGCGCGCGTACTTCGAGGGCAAGATCCCGCCACCGCAGCCGGCGTCGGTCGACCGCCAGCTGACCGCTTTGGGCATCAACGACCACACACCGGTGATCGTCCGGTTCGGCAGCTGGGCCGGCGGCGTGTTGCACGGCGACTTCGGCCGTACGATCGACAACACCTCGGTCAACGAGGAGTTCGGCCGGCGGCTCGGCGTCAGCCTGCGGTTGTTGCTGCTCGGCACCATCGTCGGCACGATCGCCGGCATCGCCGCCGGCGCGTACAGCGCGCTGCGACAATATCGGTTTTCCGACCGGGCGATCACCATCATTTCCTTCGTATTGCTGTCCACTCCGGTGTTCCTGCTCGCCGTGCTGCTCAAAATCGGCGCCATCGCGTTCAACCAGGCGGTCGGCGCCGACGTCATCCTGTTCACCGGCGAGAGCTCGGCCGGCCTCACCGGCGGTTTCTGGACGCATGTCTGGGACGCGGCGATCCACCTGCTGCTGCCGACCATGTCGATCGGCCTGATGACGATCGCACTTTACAGCCGATATCAACGAAGTACGATGCTCGACGTGCTCGGCGCCGACTATCTTCGCACGGCACGCGCCAAGGGGCTGACGCAGCGGCGCGCGGTTTTCAAGCACGGCCTGCGGATCGCGCTCATTCCGATGTCGACGTTCTTCGCGTACGGTTTCCTGGGGATCGTCACCGGCGCCATCTTCACCGAGAAGATCTTCGGCTGGAACGGCATGGGGGCCTGGTTCATCGACGCGATCAACAAAAGTGACGTCAACTCGGTGGTCACCGTCAGCATGTTCACCGCGGTTTCGGTGCTGCTGGCCGGATTAGTCGCGGACGTGCTGCACGCGGCGCTCGATCCGCGGGTCCGGGTCGGCTGA